The genomic window GTCTACATTCATTTCTAGGAGTCGATTGGGGCCTCTTTGGCTTTTTCTCCTCAAGCTCTCCGAACTTCAGCTGTTTCCCGTAGAGTTGTTTACCTCATATTAAGTTCTTCACTAGTGCACAATCCGTTATCTAATGCCTTTTGTCTTAAAACTAAGTATAGCTCGGCTTTTGTTGCATTATAATAGGGTAGAACAAATAATATACCAACACCAAAAGCCAATGCCCCTAAGATAAACCAACCTAAAAAGGATAAATCTAGAACAAAAATATCCATCTTCTCACCTTTTGTCATTTTGTTACTTAACGCTACTGCTTGCTTATAGCCTATATTAGGGTTATCAGATAAAATATAAGGCACCAAGCTATAGGCGTAGGCTTTTATGATTCCAGGAATGATTAATAATAGGAACCATAAGAAGACCAAAACCGCCTTATAAAGCATTGCTTTGACAATACTTATGTAATGGTTTTTGTTAAAGGCAAATACTAGATTCCCTAGATTCGCCTCTTTTTTAGATGCTCTGACAAAATATCGCATGCCACCTACTTCTAATGGATACCCTAAGATAATCCGAATAGCCAATCCAATAACTAAAGCAAACAAAACAACTAAAATGATGAGAGGGATGAGTATAAGTCCTAACTCTCCGTCATATACGTTGTTAAATTCATTAAAGCCACGACTACCACTGCTACTACTACTTCCGCCATTTACAAATGCCAGGACGATACAAACTATAAGTGCCTTCCAATAAGTTCCCCTCAGAGCTTCCTTCGCATGGGACTTAAGCTCACTTCTTCTCCACATACATAACCCTCCATAGCGTTAATATTTCTTTCAACTACTATGGTATCTTATCATACTCTTTTAATTTGTGAATATTTTAAAAACATTCTACGCAGACTTGAATCTGGACAGATAGAAATGGTGTCAGGAATCTGTCGAGTGCAGGCAAACAGGGGACGGTTCTCAGTCTGCCAAATAACAATTAAAATAACCGATATTGTTGAAGGGTTACAAGGTCGGGTTGTACCTTTACGTGTTATAATAACTGATAGATTTTATGTGAAAGGAATGAATTAAGTGGCACAAACTCATGTGTTTTCAAAAGGAGAAGAAATTGCAAACTCTATTACGCACGGCATTGGAGTCTTACTAAGTATTGCTGCTTTAGTGATTTTAATTGTATCCTCTTCTCTATATGGTACGGCTTGGCATGTCGTTAGTTTTACTTTGTTCGGTCTGACGATGGTGTTG from Bacillus sp. HMF5848 includes these protein-coding regions:
- a CDS encoding DUF975 family protein, which translates into the protein MWRRSELKSHAKEALRGTYWKALIVCIVLAFVNGGSSSSSGSRGFNEFNNVYDGELGLILIPLIILVVLFALVIGLAIRIILGYPLEVGGMRYFVRASKKEANLGNLVFAFNKNHYISIVKAMLYKAVLVFLWFLLLIIPGIIKAYAYSLVPYILSDNPNIGYKQAVALSNKMTKGEKMDIFVLDLSFLGWFILGALAFGVGILFVLPYYNATKAELYLVLRQKALDNGLCTSEELNMR